A window from Solanum stenotomum isolate F172 chromosome 5, ASM1918654v1, whole genome shotgun sequence encodes these proteins:
- the LOC125865380 gene encoding triose phosphate/phosphate translocator, chloroplastic, translated as MESRVLTGGATAIRGGLPLLRKPAAVMKFPTAATCGINRDFPAGAVTAKPVGPLIAGPNLIWGRQLRPAILLETSPKRESIKPCSAAASSSAGSSDSSGDAKVGFFNKATLTTGFFFFMWYFLNVIFNILNKKIYNYFPYPYFVSVIHLAVGVVYCLVSWTVGLPKRAPIDSTQLKLLTPVAFCHALGHVTSNVSFAAVAVSFTHTIKALEPFFNAAASQFILGQQIPLALWLSLAPVVLGVSMASLTELSFNWLGFTSAMISNISFTYRSIYSKKAMTDMDSTNVYAYISIIALIFCLPPAIFIEGPQLLQHGFNDAIAKVGLTKFVTDLFWVGMFYHLYNQVATNTLERVAPLTHAVGNVLKRVFVIGFSIVIFGNKISRQTGIGTCIAIAGVAIYSFIKAKMEEEKRQKKAA; from the exons ATGGAGTCTCGCGTGTTGACTGGTGGCGCCACCGCCATTCGCGGCGGTCTCCCACTTCTCCGGAAGCCGGCGGCAGTGATGAAGTTCCCCACTGCCGCCACATGCGGCATCAACAGGGACTTCCCTGCTGGTGCTGTTACGGCAAAACCAGTCGGACCTCTAATTGCTGGCCCCAATTTGATTTGGGGACGACAATTACGTCCGGCCATTCTTCTCGAAACTTCACCAAAAAGGGAATCCATTAAGCCGTGCTCCGCTGCGGCTTCTTCTTCCGCCGGAAGCAGCGATTCCTCCGG GGATGCTAAAGTCGGGTTTTTCAACAAAGCTACTCTGACTACCGGGTTTTTCTTCTTCATGTG gtATTTTCTGAATGTGATATTCAATATCCTCAACAAGAAGATCTACAATTACTTTCCTTATCCTTA TTTTGTTTCTGTTATACATTTGGCTGTTGGGGTGGTATATTGCTTGGTGAGCTGGACTGTAGGCCTCCCAAAAAGAGCT CCTATTGATTCAACACAACTGAAGCTGCTCACCCCTGTTGCCTTCTGTCATGCGCTTGGCCATGTTACCAGCAATGTCTCGTTTGCTGCAGTTGCTGTCTCATTCACTCACACAATCAAAG CTCTGGAGCCTTTCTTCAATGCTGCTGCATCTCAGTTCATTCTTGGACAACAAATACCTTTAGCACTATGGCTGTCACTTGCTCCAGTTGTCCTTG GTGTGTCGATGGCTTCATTGACTGAGCTATCTTTCAATTGGTTGGGCTTCACTAGTGCTATGATTTCTAACATCTCCTTCACATACAGGAGTATATACTCAAAGAAAGCTATG ACTGATATGGATAGTACTAACGTGTATGCCTACATATCCATCATTGCTCTTATCTTTTGCCTCCCGCCTGCCATTTTT ATTGAGGGACCTCAATTGCTCCAACATGGATTCAACGATGCCATTGCTAAAGTTGGTCTAACAAAATTCGTAACAGATCTCTTTTGGGTGGGAATGTTTTATCACCTCTACAATCAG GTAGCCACAAACACCCTTGAGAGGGTGGCACCTCTTACACATGCAGTTGGAAATGTGTTGAAACGTGTGTTCGTGATTGGATTCTCAATTGTTATCTTCG GTAACAAAATTTCAAGACAAACCGGTATTGGAACCTGCATTGCAATTGCTGGTGTTGCAATCTACTCTTTCATTAAGGCCAAgatggaagaagagaaaagg CAAAAGAAAGCCGCCTGA